Within Verrucomicrobiota bacterium, the genomic segment TGGACAGCCTCCAGGCTTATGGGCCGTCGACAAGCCATTAAGAGAACTGCCTTGCTCTCAGGAGGAATGGTCCTCCTCAAACATTCACTGCTTGGGCAGGCTTCCAGTCTATCCATTCCAACAAGCACCACGTTTGGCCCCAAGGAGGAAAGCCTATTGCAATTAGTCGTCGATACGCTGATTCCGGCGACGGATACTCCAGGAGCAAAAGCGTTGGCCGTTGATCGCTTTGTATTACTGATGGTGAACGACTGTCACAGTGAAGAAGAGCAGACCGCCTTTTACGCGGGCCTGCATAACTTGGACGCCTTTACCGAAAAACACGTTGGCCAATCTTTTACTATGTGCGACGCCGATACTCGAGTTGAGGCTCTCAATAGCTTGAGTAAAAGCCCTGACACCACTCCGGATTTACAGGCATTTTTCAAGATCACCAAGGACCGGACGATACAAGGGTATCTAGAATCCAAATACGTTATGACTGAGGCGCTTCCGCATAAAATGATACCGGATCCTTACGATGGCTATTATCCTGCAAGCAAACTGGGAGGGGAAATTTAATGGCTAACACGAATATAGACAGCGTTAAGCAACGAAGCTACGATGCCATTGTCATCGGTTCCGGAATCAGCGGTGGCTGGGCGGCCAAGGAGCTGACGGAGAAAGGGCTCAAGACCCTGGTTCTCGAACGGGGTCGCGACGTGAAGCACATCGTGGATTATCCGACCGCCAATAAAATGCCCTACGAGTTCGAACA encodes:
- a CDS encoding gluconate 2-dehydrogenase subunit 3 family protein, whose amino-acid sequence is MKTREDRTIWTASRLMGRRQAIKRTALLSGGMVLLKHSLLGQASSLSIPTSTTFGPKEESLLQLVVDTLIPATDTPGAKALAVDRFVLLMVNDCHSEEEQTAFYAGLHNLDAFTEKHVGQSFTMCDADTRVEALNSLSKSPDTTPDLQAFFKITKDRTIQGYLESKYVMTEALPHKMIPDPYDGYYPASKLGGEI